A genomic segment from Oryctolagus cuniculus chromosome 14, mOryCun1.1, whole genome shotgun sequence encodes:
- the MACIR gene encoding macrophage immunometabolism regulator: MEVDINGEPRSTLSTLPLPVAEASSPGKAEAEKPRCSSTPCSPMRRTVSGYQILHMDSNYLVGFTTGEELLKLAQKCSGGEEGKGEGVPSLRSKQLDAGLARSSRVYKGRSRYYQPYEIPAVNGRRRRRMPSSGDKCTKSLPYEPYKALHGPLPLCLLKGKRAHSKSLDYLNLDKMSIKEPADTEVLQYQLQHLTLRGDRVFARNNT, from the coding sequence ATGGAAGTAGATATCAATGGCGAGCCCAGAAGTACCCTGAGCACCCTGCCCTTGCCCGTGGCCGAGGCGAGCTCCCCGGGGAAGGCGGAGGCCGAGAAGCCGCGCTGCTCCAGCACGCCCTGCTCCCCGATGCGCCGGACCGTGTCGGGCTACCAGATCCTGCACATGGACTCCAACTATCTGGTGGGCTTCACCACGGGGGAGGAACTCCTGAAGCTGGCCCAGAAGTGCTCGGGGGGCGAGGAGGGCAAGGGGGAAGGCGTGCCTTCCCTGCGCTCCAAACAGCTGGACGCGGGCCTCGCGCGCTCCTCGCGGGTGTACAAAGGCCGGAGTCGGTACTACCAGCCCTACGAGATCCCGGCCGTGAACGGCCGGCGGCGCAGGCGGATGCCCAGCTCAGGAGACAAGTGCACTAAATCCTTACCTTACGAACCTTACAAGGCCCTCCAcgggcctctgcctctctgtcttcttAAAGGTAAGAGGGCTCACTCCAAATCCCTGGACTACCTCAACCTAGATAAAATGAGCATCAAGGAGCCAGCTGACACAGAAGTGCTTCAGTACCAGCTTCAGCACCTGACCCTGCGAGGGGACCGCGTGTTCGCCCGGAATAACACATGA